From Cucumis melo cultivar AY chromosome 3, USDA_Cmelo_AY_1.0, whole genome shotgun sequence:
TCTTCTGAATCAGATTTGTATGCACGTAGACTGTGGGGCAATCCTAGTGAGGTGTGTATACCTGCGAATTATAATGTTTGTATGAATTCAACTTTAAACTCCTCAACCACCACTGGATATGTCATAGAAGACTAAATTTGGTAATAATTTCCATTGTGCAATGTCTTACCATTATTAGGATTACATACTAGGAATTGTGGAAGAGCAGTAATGTTAAGTTACTATGCAGCTGTAATGTTAAATTAGATTATTGAGAAACATACTTTAGCAAAGTCTTAACACAAAGATAAAGATTGATCAGAGCGACCTTTGCAGGACCTGACCACCAAGCCGCAGTATCTTGTCGCTTTTACAGTTGGTTACAACCAAAGATACAATATTGATAGAGCAGTCAGAAAGGTCCGTATATGTATGTCTTTGTGCGTGTCCATGTATTTGAGAGATTGATTATGTTTCTCAACAGTTTTCAGATAATTTCGTTATCCTTCTCTTTCATTATGACGGACGAACATCAGAATGGGATGAATTTGAATGGTCAAAGCGAGCTATTCATGTTAGTGCTCGTAAGCAGGCCAAGTGGTAAACCATTGCCAATATTCTTTTTGACGCTGGGTTTTGGGGGAATTTAATTCATGTTCTGGACTATGTTCAAATCATGTTTTGATTTAGTTTTCTATAATTCTGCCAAGGTGGTATGCCAAACGATTTTTGCATCCTGACATTGTTGCACCATTTGACTACATTTTTATTTGGGATGAAGACCTTGGATTGGATCATTTTGATGCAGACGAGTGAGTTCGCTACGCTGAGAATTGATAAGGTTCTTTGTGTTCTACTTCTACTTTGTCTATTAACTAACACAAATAATTCAACTCAGATATATGAAGTTGGTAAGGAAGTATGGGTTAGAGATTTCACAGCCAGGTTTGCAACCAAGTAAAGGTTTAACTTGGCGAATGACAAGGAGAAGAGATGGGAGTGAAGTTCACAAGTAAGAGTAATAAGACTTTGAGATTAAACTTCTTTTCCTTCGGTTCAGAATGATGATATTGGCTGTATCCTTCACTTATTTCACTGAACCTCCTCCAGAGATACGGACGAAAGACCAGGATGGTGCATTGATCCTCTTTTGCCTCCCTGTGCTGCGTAAGATATGCTCTAGAGTGTTGCTTGTTGCCATTCATTGCCATCCTTTATTTTCACTGATCCGATTCTAGAAGTTGTAGCCCTCTTATAAGTTATATTCAACATTTACTTCATGCAGTTTTGTTGAGATCATGGCTCCAGTTTTCTCGCGAGAGGCATGGCGTTGTATTTGGCATATGTTACAGGTTTCATTTGGTTATCCCCTCACTCCCCATTTTAAAATCCCCTGCATTTTTTCCACTGTAAATTTGTCTGACATCTTACAGTTTTTGGTGTTTGCATTAGAATGATCTGGTCCATGGTTGgggtcttgacttcctactcaGACGATGTGTGGATGTGAGGGCGTAACTTCGTCTCACTTTCTTCTTTGATTCAAATATCGCTATTCGGAGATTCTAACGGCACTTCCACTAAACTTTATTTCTTTCTGAACAGCCTGCACATGAAAAGATAGGAGTTATTGATGCACAGTGGATTGTTCACCAAGGTTTGCCTTCACTTGGAAGCCAggtaaaaggaaaataattggATATATTTCCTCCCCCGTTTTCCTTGTAAATAATAGTTTTCCATATTGGTGAGTAGAAAATTTAATTGCTAATTACCTCCTCATTTTCCTTTTCCGGCAGGGAGAATCACAAAATGGACAGGCACCATGGGTAGGGGTATGTGAAGTTCTCTGCGTCTCATTATAAGGCCGAAACTCTCTTGTTTTTCTTAATAGTTGTTTGTGTCAACCAACAAAGTATCATCATCTTGATTGTTTACTATTCTATATATCTACTGACATCTTATGGCAAAATTGTTAGGTGAGTGAACGGTGTAGAAGAGAATGGACTATGCTTCAGAGTCGGTGGACAATTGCCGAGAATGCTTACTTAAATGATGTTGAGGATGGGGTCATCCCTTCGCATTCAGTAATGCATTAGAGAATAGAGCTAGTACCCTTTGATTTGTACGATAGTAGTACATGTATACTAAGCCAAGATTTAACTTCGTAAGGTGACATGAGAGAGCCAAGCTCTTAAGTGATTACTtcatcaattttttatttgtacAATTGAATTCAAATTCCTTCATTTTGTAACATGGTCACTAAGAATGCAACTCTCAAAGGCTTGTTGTATTTGAAACCTTGCTGTAACCTGATAGTTAGAATAGCCAACAGCAGAAAACTTGAATCGCCTTTCAATTCTGATTTAAATGACTCAATTATTTAGTGTGAGATTATTGTTTGTTTTGGTACCCTAAAACTGATGTGAGACCAAAACATGGCAACGGTGGTGTAAAAATAAAGTACTGTAGGAAATAACAGTGAAGATGATCACCATAAAAAACGAGTCGTGTCATTGACAAAGCAAATAACTTGGCGATGGCTGCAGTCAGAATTTCAACTTGCGGACATGGAGCCGGCAGAGGTAAATTGTTGTTCGTTGAAGCAGTTGCTGGTTTCCTGTTGTAGCGTGCTCTGATATATAATTGAATCTCTCTCTGCTTTGAGAATATAATTTTGGCTATCTGCTTCATATTCTCCATTGAAGGTACATTTCAAGCTCTGCATTTTGTTTTGATAGAATCACAAAGTTTGTATTTTTACCCTTTACGTCTTCTGCAGTTTTATAGAAAAGTTTTATACTTTTTTCTAAAAGGATCGAAACATGATTTTGATATTAAAATGTAGCCTAAGTTATGTTGATTAGTATCTCTTTATTTGATCGATGATGTACACCACACCCTGCTTTTTTAGTTTCTATCTTTTCAGTTTAGTTCtgtatattttattaaaaaacaaaaaagaaattcaagGTCATGAATTAAATTATTATGAAGTGTTGGCCTAAAttatgaaaattgaaaatagtaTGTAGTTTTTCAAAAGTACgaatacattattttgatattattgtTCGTAAATAATGCACCATTATTTTCATGAGAATTAGAGGAGGTATAGTTAATTAGCTCACAAACTAAAGGactattatttttaaatatagcaaaatgtaTCATAACATAGCAAAATGTTATCGTCTATTTATTAGACCGTATGTTAGACtactatttatttatatatatttcggGTAGAGGTTTTATTTTATACTCAAGGTGGTGATAGatcttttatgttttaatttgtttacaGTATAGATAGCATGTGTGAGTCACTCTCTCACCTTCCCACCCATGTATATCCCATAGTATTTATTGATCGACATtcttttgatatatatatatattcaacctttttcttttttttagtattattattgAAAACTCCTAGAGAGAATTGAGagaaattaaaagagaaaattgTAGAGATTTTCTTACTAGAGTTTCCAGTCTACTTCCAGTGACAAGGAAAACATACTAAAATATATTACATAGTAAGAAATAAacttaaactaattaattaagagATGAGATAAATATgctattacataatattaaataatccAACCATTCTAACAAATACATAGAGATTAAAATGAGAgagaaattaagaaaacaaaagcAAGTTTTCTCGTTAAGTAGAAGAGAGATGGAAATTATGTGtatcctttatatatatatatatatatatattacttacATATTAGAGATATGTATAGATGTGTGTGTAATAAATAAAAGTGAATTTGTATAAAGTTGATTAATAAAAGTAATGGGAGAGTGGAAAGGCATTAAATAACAGTAGGGCGGCCATGAGAAAGACGAAGGTAAAAGCAAATTAAAAGGGAgttatacacacacacacacacacacacacacacacacgtgCGGATCAAGGCATGAATTATTATTTGGAAGAGGGTTTTAAATGAAATCTTACATCATAAATGCAACATAAAAATTTGTGTGGCCCAGATTATTATATAATGGAATAATTTTGTATATTCACATTATTCATAATATCTAATCTTGAATTTACTAATAAATGAACTCTTACCTTTCATACGCTTCCATATAAAAACTTCTCTTTTCTCTACCTTTATTTTCCCATCAATGCAACATCTCATCTCCCCTACCAACAATAACTCCCATCTCTCCattatttccatctttttctttttctgcttCGTCTTCTAATTAATAAACTTTCCCATACACCCTGTTTATATGCGTTAATGTTTAGGATCTCATGAATAACACAATTCACGATTTTGAAATTAGATTTATACATTTGTTACTTCTAGGTCCATTGATTCTGCTAAAATAAACCTGATACATTAGTTTTATTTAATGGGGTCCAAGATTGGGTGCTCAACAATTAGTGTTTGAATGGAAGGGGGAATATATGTGGAGTGGAGTTACCACTTTTATTTATACATtcaccatttttcttttttgtggtCATTGTAATTAACTTCACATTTGACACCATATCTACATCTTAATAAATATTGGATGAAGATATATCaattagggtttagggttaatATTCGATGAAGATATCaatctattctttctttttcttttcatttataaattataagCCAACCCCATTGtaaaaattattaattgaaaCTTGAAACTGCTCCCCCTCCATCTTTATTAATCCATTGTTGTTGCAAACTTTATAACTTCATTAGACTCGGATTAATCCATTGTTTtgttagttttaattttaaaatatattttttctcaGAAATACTTTACATCCTTTTGAAATGATTAGAATATATTTTTGGTTTTTGGATCAATAAATTACAAGTTTGTGGATAAGTATGATCTTAACATGCAGCTATTATATGAAGAGTTAAATGAAGTGGTAAAGGAACAATCCAAATTAATCCAAACCAAAATTAGCTCTATATATGTTAATTAGAACAAATTCACTCATACACAAAATTCCCATGCATAAAATCTTCTTAATCACACACAGGTAGTTAAGAAATGAGAAGTAAAAAATTGAATGGTAATGTATGGGAGCATCATTCTTATATTGGAAgaaattaaattagtaattagGAAGATGTTTAACATGCAGTCCAAGTTAATTAAATGCTATAATATTGATTTAAGTTGAAAAATAATATAGCATATGAACATGTGACTATATTATATGTCATTCATGCATACCAATATTATTtccatgcaaaaaaaaaaaaaaaagaagtcaaagttctgttcgtttggaaatttcttttttggGACTTCACAAACCCTAATAAACCCTAAAGTGgtctttttttttgaaaaaaaacaaaaaagagagtatatataattataaagcCATCACATCACATTCATGCACATAATATATATACCAAATCTATATAGTAAGGATCAGATGGATGGTTGTAGTTAGTGCGATATATGGATGATTACTATTGTATTAAACTAATTcgttaattaattaatacaaaGGAAAATGTATATATGGAGGGTAGAAAAGTAGACCAAGTCAGTAATTAATTGGAGGgaattattttgatatatatatatatatatatatatatatatatatatatatatatatatatgatttctttttcttataccgatgaaaaaaaataaattagaaattaaaatgAGAAGACTTTGTAAGTAGtgataataaaagaaaatataaaaacatcattagagagagagagagagagagagagagagagagagagagagagaggagaaaTAGGTGATGATTGATGTGAGGTTAAGCGTTTTGGAGTTTAGAAGGAAAAGGGTTTAAAAGCTCTGGACATTGGAAAATATCATCCAGAATCAAGTTGTGAGCGTCGCCAAACAGACGGCCGTGATCGGGAGCATCTTGATTAATCAAGGCggtgttgttgttgttgaagttttcGTCGGCCAATTGGTAATCCAATAAGTCCAAATTATGACCACTGAGATTGGCGTTCTTGTTTTCGTCGTTATTGTTGAAATAATCGTCAGAGTTGTTGATATTGTTGGAATCATGTGATTTGGGAAAGAAGCCGTGAATTACCTCTTCCAATAAACCGGAATCAGGGGAGTCCTTGGGGAGAAATTCAGAGGAGTAATTttcaggaggaggaggaggaggaggaggaggagttATTTTGGTAGtgctactattattattattattattagtagtagTGGTGGTGGTATTAATAGGATAAGAGGGTTTGGAGGAATGGTTATAATTGGAAGAAGGGAAATTGAGGAAATCACGAAGGAGAAGCATGTCGAGAGTGGGAGAAGCGGTGTTGATCCGCTGTGCATGACCGGACCATAGGAAGTCAGGCCCACGATTTGGAGTTGAAAAAATGGGCCAGTTAGAGGAGTTAAGGCGAGGGAGAGAGTGTTTAGGAGGGAAATTGAAGCGAGGGATTAAGTAATCGTCGGAGGAGAGGGAATGAGGGGCGGGTGGAGATGAAGGGTAAACGAAATTGGTGCGAGCTTTCAGGCCACGCATGGAGCGTGCAGCGCAGTCGTAGGCACGTGCAGCTTCTTCAGCAGTGTCGAAAGTTCCAAGCCATCTTCTTTCTTTGGATTGAGGGTCTCGAATCTCGGCTGCGTAACGGCCCCAAGGCCTGCGACGGACTCCACGGTATCTCATTGTGCCACTGGAGGAGTTGTGATCTCGGAGGGTTCGCTTGAGACTACTactggtggtggtggtggtggtggtggttgTCGTTGTTGTGGCGGTGGGAGTGGTGGGAGTGGTGGCATTGCACTTCATTTGGTAGTCGAGGAAGGGGTTACTAGAAGTATTATTATTGTCAATGGGTACACGCCTGAAGGAGTCGGCTTCCATATTTATAAAAAAGGTTGGGATGTGTTAGGTTTGTAATGGTATAAGTTGAATTTGAGGGATTGGGATTGGGATTGGGATTGGTGTGAGTGTGGCTGTGGCTGTGGCTGTGGCTGTGGGGTTCTTATATTTATATAGTAGGGAGCATGTGGGGGTAAGAGAAATGTGGGGTCACCCAACCGAATCATCATTCTCTCATTCATCCacaataaccaaatttaatttcacccaaaattattgtaaataaaaacttcttctttttcttttgtaaaataataataaaaataaataacccATTCGATATGGACGTTGGATTGGGGGTTTGTGTTGGTATGAGCCTGTGATACAAAACGCGTATCCATAAACTCtatactaaaagaaaaaaaatatatttaatattacaatttttgtttatagaaaataacaagtgtatatatatacaagGTGAGAGGAGTCGATATAAATGTATTAAGACATTTCAATTACATTCTAACCTCTTTATCATACTTTAAAGCAatgatatttaatataattgtttcTTTCTCAACTGTGTTTTAAGTCAGGATTTTGTTAAAATTGAAAACTTCAAAGTCTGTACTTTCTA
This genomic window contains:
- the LOC103487723 gene encoding uncharacterized protein LOC103487723; the encoded protein is MGNSSRSTVSRVPNDALKLKLIVGAFVGAVVGFCIGVSFPVLSLTKLNLPSNIFPTVGLAYIDGRRSSDRSKGLFLDVRSSVKNNNSNSNQTRTSNETSMIWVPSNPRGAETLPPKVVSSESDLYARRLWGNPSEDLTTKPQYLVAFTVGYNQRYNIDRAVRKFSDNFVILLFHYDGRTSEWDEFEWSKRAIHVSARKQAKWWYAKRFLHPDIVAPFDYIFIWDEDLGLDHFDADEYMKLVRKYGLEISQPGLQPSKGLTWRMTRRRDGSEVHKDTDERPGWCIDPLLPPCAAFVEIMAPVFSREAWRCIWHMLQNDLVHGWGLDFLLRRCVDPAHEKIGVIDAQWIVHQGLPSLGSQGESQNGQAPWVGVSERCRREWTMLQSRWTIAENAYLNDVEDGVIPSHSVMH
- the LOC103487721 gene encoding ethylene-responsive transcription factor ESR2, producing MEADSFRRVPIDNNNTSSNPFLDYQMKCNATTPTTPTATTTTTTTTTTTTSSSLKRTLRDHNSSSGTMRYRGVRRRPWGRYAAEIRDPQSKERRWLGTFDTAEEAARAYDCAARSMRGLKARTNFVYPSSPPAPHSLSSDDYLIPRFNFPPKHSLPRLNSSNWPIFSTPNRGPDFLWSGHAQRINTASPTLDMLLLRDFLNFPSSNYNHSSKPSYPINTTTTTTNNNNNNSSTTKITPPPPPPPPPENYSSEFLPKDSPDSGLLEEVIHGFFPKSHDSNNINNSDDYFNNNDENKNANLSGHNLDLLDYQLADENFNNNNTALINQDAPDHGRLFGDAHNLILDDIFQCPELLNPFPSKLQNA